The Portunus trituberculatus isolate SZX2019 chromosome 19, ASM1759143v1, whole genome shotgun sequence genome contains a region encoding:
- the LOC123506201 gene encoding nuclear pore glycoprotein p62-like codes for MSFNFGNTAPKTTGSGFSFPTLPTTTAGGTSGFSFSTALATSQPSGTSTFSFGTMSATPATSSTAATTTGGGLFSAAPINQQQQQTAAPGAGFLAPPASSASSSFNFSAPAPATTSTGFSSSFQLPTTIPASTATPTLQFGGTTKIAGAAPEAAKPAAPALQTFAFPTKPTTGTVAPGGSLFTPATTINATAAATSTSTSTTTASATFPILAAGQSSVPSTTSTTTITTTSTSLGLVAAATTTAVATAVTIMTPASTTTAFTSLTTATTTSSATGAPVGGSSAAAGGLSVAGLEEKVNKWMSELKEQEERLMRQAAHVNAWDQLLQQGHDQVQQLRLTLNNVKMDQNRLQAELDFIQGQQQELEQLIEPLEAAAASTTPAQHQGDRQRENMHLVAQNLDSQLRQITDDLCKVIEHLNSSNSGSRATDPVNTVARVLSAHMDTLKWVDQNTALLSQKMDELSRTSDNKRRD; via the exons ATGTCTTTCAATTTTGGAA ACACAGCGCCCAAGACCACAGGCAGCGGGTTCAGTTTTCcaaccctccccaccaccacagcaggTGGCACCAGTGGCTTCAGCTTCAGCACTGCCCTAGCCACCTCACAGCCTTCTGGCACCTCCACATTTAGCTTTGGCACCATGTCTGCCACACCAGCTACCTCCagcactgctgccaccaccacaggaGGTGGACTTTTCTCTGCGGCTCCTAtaaaccagcagcagcagcagacagcaGCACCAGGAGCAGGGTTTCTCgcacctcctgcctcctctgCTTCTTCATCCTTCAATTTCTCTGCTCCTGCTCCAGCCACCACAAGCACAGGGTTCTCCTCAAGTTTCCAGCTGCCCACCACCATCCCAGCTTCGACAGCAACACCTACTCTGCAGTTTGGAGGGACCACCAAGATTGCAGGAGCAGCCCCTGAGGCAGCCAAACCAGCTGCCCCTGCCTTGCAGACCTTTGCTTTTCCCACTAAACCAACCACAG GTACTGTTGCACCAGGAGGTTCACTCTTCACACCCGCCACTACCATCaatgccactgctgctgccaccagcaccagcaccagcaccaccactgcttctgctacttttCCCATCCTTGCAGCAGGCCAGAGCTCagttccctccaccacctccaccaccaccatcaccaccacctccacctcactgGGACTTG ttgctgctgccaccaccactgctgttgcCACTgcagtaacaataatgacaccAGCATCCACCACTACAGCCTTTACTTCACTTACCACAGCCACTAC TACAAGCAGTGCTACTGGAGCCCCAGTGggtggcagcagtgcagcagctgGTGGCCTTAGTGTGGCTGGTCTGGAAGAGAAGGTTAACAAGTGGATGTCCGAGctaaaggagcaggaggaaaggcTGATGAGGCAGGCAGCTCATGTCAATGCATGGGACCAACTGCTGCAACAGGGGCACGATCAAGTGCAGCAGCTGCGGCTCACACTCAATAATGTCAAG ATGGACCAAAACAGGCTGCAGGCTGAACTGGACTTCATTCAGGGACAGCAGCAAGAATTGGAGCAGCTGATTGAGCCCCTGGAGGCTGCAGCAGCATCCACCACCCCAGCACAGCACCAGGGTGACCGCCAGCGGGAGAACATGCACCTTGTGGCTCAG AACCTGGATTCACAGCTGCGGCAGATTACAGACGACCTGTGCAAGGTTATCGAACACCTCAACTCCAGCAACTCTGGCTCTCGTGCCACAGATCCAGTGAACACTGTAGCTCGGGTGTTATCTGCACACATGGACACGCTAAAGTGGGTAGACCAGAACACTGCACTGCTCAGCCAGAAGATGGACGAACTCTCCCGCACTTCAGACAATAAGCGCAGGGACTAG
- the LOC123506378 gene encoding 2-oxo-4-hydroxy-4-carboxy-5-ureidoimidazoline decarboxylase-like, which produces MKIKIKERLRTLADRQKPRAARLQCEMTSQTSLLLPTTIKISQVNSLTDEDFIIKFGNVIEHCSLVAAAVAKSRPFQSLQHLHAEICSFIDELPVKGREGILRSHPDLAGRAAMAGKLTQESRQEQECAGLGSLTEEERSNLNTMNKSYRQKFGFPFVICARLNKKEAILLGLRSRLHNSPEEELHTGIEEVKKIALLRLKILVSDDMGSKM; this is translated from the exons atgaaaataaaaataaaagaacgacTGCGAACACTTGCTGACCGCCAGAAGCCCAGAGCGGCCAGACTCCAGTGCGAGATGACCAGCCAAACGTCTCTACTCTTGCCCACTACCATTAAAATTTCTCAAGTCAATTCCTTAACTGACGAGGATTTCATCATAAAGTTTGGCAATGTAATCGAACACTGCTCCCTGGTGGCCGCCGCCGTGGCTAAGAGCCGCCCCTTCCAGAGTCTCCAACACCTGCATGCTGAAATTTGTTCTTTCATCGATGAACTTCCAGTTAAAG GTCGTGAGGGCATCCTGCGAAGCCACCCGGACCTGGCGGGGCGAGCAGCCATGGCGGGAAAGCTGACGCAGGAGTCTCGTCAGGAACAGGAGTGCGCAGGTCTCGGCAGTctgacagaagaagagagatcGAATTTAAATACCATGAATAAGAG ttaCCGCCAAAAGTTCGGCTTCCCCTTCGTGATATGCGCCCGGCTGAACAAGAAGGAAGCCATCCTGCTGGGCCTCAGAAGTCGCCTGCACAACTCGCCGGAGGAGGAGCTGCACACGGGCAtcgaggaggtgaagaagattGCACTGCTGCGCCTTAAAATTCTGGTCTCCGACGACATGGGCAGCAAAATGTGA
- the LOC123506379 gene encoding uncharacterized protein LOC123506379, whose amino-acid sequence MASAALLLLLLFLLVFLLLLSADSVRGGVAVTGDLAVESFTGGAPAAPSHVKTLLDVPEAGVVQGNTSGGLFLRLSWQASGGRSAGAKRYWHRTLTPPQARFGSFEAWLDAFMYTLKRDTIFNVAKIGGLILLYYFAPEVFTWVSGTLG is encoded by the exons ATGGCATCTGCCGCActtctgctgctcctgctgttcCTATTGGTGTTTTTGCTGCTGTTATCCG CTGACAGTGTGAGGGGCGGTGTGGCAGTCACCGGGGACTTGGCGGTGGAATCCTTCACAGGTGGCGCGCCAGCAGCCCCCTCTCACGTTAAGACGCTGCTAGACGTCCCTGAGGCTGGTGTTGTACAGGGCAACACAAGCGGTGGTTTGTTTCTACGCCTCTCGTGGCAAGCAAGTGGCGGAAGGAGTGCTGGGGCCAAGCGATATTGGCACCGCACCTTGACGCCCCCGCAAGCACGGTTTGGTTCCTTTGAGGCGTGGCTGGATGCTTTCATGTACACACTCAAACGTGACACGATATTCAACGTGGCAAAAATAGGTGGTCTCATCCTGCTGTATTATTTTGCCCCCGAGGTGTTCACCTGGGTTAGCGGCACCCTGGGATGA